CGCCATCCCTGAGGGGAAGGAGGCTACCGCCGAACCGGGGACCTGGCAACCGGTTTTTCGGAGAAGAGCGACGGGAACGCGGGCCGTTCCAGGCTCCCTCGGTCAATCCGGGCGGCGGCTGATCTCCGCGCCCAGGCTCCGGAGTTTTCCGACCATGTCGGCATACCCTCGGTCCAGGTGATAGACCCGGCGGATAACGGTCTCCCCGCGGGCGGCGAGGGCCGCCAGGACCAGAGCCGCCGACGCCCGGAGATCGGAGGCCATGACCGGGGCCCCGGAAAGCCGCTCCACCCCCCGGACCACCGCCGTCGGGCCCTCGACGGTGACGGCGGCGCCCATGCGGTTGAGTTCGGGAACGTGCATGAAGCGTTCCGGGAAGACGGTCTCGGTGACGGTGGCGGTCCCTTCGGCCAGGGCCAGGAGCACCATGATCTGGGCCTGCATGTCGGTGGGAAACCCGGGAAAGGGGTGGGTGACGACGTCGACCGGCTTCAGCCCCGAGGCCCGGGTCACCCTGATCCCGTCCGGAAGCGTTTCCCACGAAACTCCCATCTTTTCCAGGACTTCGAGAAGGGACCGCAGCTGTTCGGCCCGGGCGTCGCGAACCGTTACCTCGCCCCCGGCCAAGGCGCCCGCCACCAGGTAGGTGCCGGCTTCGATCCGGTCGGGGATAACCCGGTAATGGGCGGGGACGAGGCCGTCCACCCCTTGTATCCTGATTTCGGGAGTGCCGGCGCCGCTGATGACCGCTCCCATGGCCGAGAGAAAACCGGCGGTATCGGACACCTCCGGCTCCATGGCGGCGTTGGAGATCACCGTCTCCCCCCGGGAACGGACCGCGGCCAGCATCAGGTTGAGAGTCGCCCCCACGCTCGATCCGTGGCGCCCCTCGAGCAGGACTTCCCCTCCCGGCAGCGGACCGGAGGCTTCGATGTAGCCGCGGTCGACCCCGATCCTGGCTCCGAGGGCGGCCAAGCCCCGGATATGCAGATCGACCGGGCGGGGACCGATCACGCACCCACCCGGAAGCGATACCCGGGCGCGGCCGAGCCGTCCCAGCAACGCCCCCAGGACCAGGATCGAGGCTCTCATTTTCCTGACCTGGTCGTAGGGAGCGACGTGGGAACCGATCCGGGAAGCGTCGAGTTCGAGCACCCCGTCGCCGACGAAGCCGCCCTCGACCCCCAATCCCCGCAGGATCCCGAGCATCGCCTCCACGTCCCGGAGACGGGGCACGTTTTCGATCACGGAACGGCCGGGGGCGAGCAGGGCGGCGGCCATGATGGGCAATACCGCGTTTTTCGCTCCTCCCGCCCCGACTTCCCCCCTCAGCGTTCTCCCTCCGACGACTTCTATCCTCTCGAGCACGGCGCCGTCTCCCTTCCGGTTTCCGTCAACGGTTACGATAATGAAGGAACGGACCGGAGATGACAAGACGCGCTTCGACGCGCGCCGCGCTCACCCCCGGCGCCGGGCCCGCACCACCCGGTCCCGGCCGGCCAGATCCGGCACGACCGACACTTCCGCCATCTCCGGAAGAGACCGGAATAGATCGGCGGCGGCTGGGCCCTGCCCGGACCCGATCTCGATCAGGCAGCACCCGCCCGGAGCCAGATATCCGCAGACCCCGGCGGCCAGGCGGCGGATGACCGCCAAACCGTCACCGCCGCCCCGCAGGGCCAGGGCCGGCTCGTATTCCCGTATCTCGGGAGCCAGTTGGCCCCATTCGTCGTCGGCTACGTAGGGGGGGTTGGAAAGGACGAGGTCGAAACCGTGCCCCGCGTACTCCGTCCAGGGGGCGAACAGGTCCCCGCAGCGGATCTCGACCCGGTCCTCCAATCCCAGGAGCCCGGCGTTCTGGCGGGCCAGGGCCACCGCCCCGGGATCGAGATCGGAGGCGAAGACGCGCCCGGAAGAAGCGGCGGCCAGGGCCAGGGCCACCGCCCCGCCGCCGCAGCCGACGTCGAGGGCGGTGAAGGCGCGGTCTCCCCCCGCATTCAGCCCCTCTTCGACCAGGAGCTCGGTCTCGGGGCGGGGGACGAGCGCCCGGCCGTCGACCTTGAGCACGATTTCATGGAACCCCCATTCCCCCAACAGATACGCCAGGGGGCAGCGGGCCGCCCGCGCCGAAACCAACCGGGCGAATTCCCGGGCCTGAGCCGCGGTCGGGAGCCGGTCGGAGCCCACGCCCAGGAGCCAGGGGTCCCGGCCCGTGACCGCGCCCAGAAGCAGGCGGGCGTCGCGCGCGGGGTCCTCGACTCCGGCGGCGGCGAGCACGCTCCCGGCCGCGGCCAGAACCTCCCGCACCGTAGCGGGGCCCGAACCTGAAGAGGTCGGTATCAAGGCCGTCCGGAAGCCGGTCCGGTCAGCCGCCGGAGACGGTCGGCGGCGGCGGAGCGCTCCACCAGCTCGTCGAGGTCCCCGTCGAGAACCTCCTCCAACCGGTAGGTGGAAAAGTTGATCCGATGGTCGGTCACCCGGTTCTGAGGGTAGTTGTAGGTCCTGATCTTTTCGCTGCGGTCGCCGGTCTTGATCTGTTCCTTGCGGGCGGCGGCCTGTTCCGCTTCCCGTTCGGCGCGCATCTTTTCGTACAACCGCGCCCGCAGGACCTTGAGGGCGCTGGCCTTGTTCTTGTGCTGGGATTTCTCGTCCTGACAGGAGACGACGATGCCGGTGGGGACATGGGTGATCCGGACGGCGGAGTCGGTCGTATTCACGCTCTGGCCGCCGGGACCCGATGACCGGTAGACGTCGACGCGGATATCGGCGGGATCGATCCTGACCTCGACTTCTTCGGCCTCCGGGAGGACGGCCACGGTCGCGGCCGAGGTGTGGATGCGCCCCTGGGATTCGGTCTCGGGAACCCGTTGAACCCGATGGACGCCGCTTTCGTACCGGAAGACCCCGAAAGCCCGGGGACCCGTGATCTGGAAAACGACTTCCTTCACCCCGCCCCCGGCGGCGGGGTGGGTGTCGAGCGCCCGGTGGCAAAGCCCCTTCCGTTCCGCGTAGC
The nucleotide sequence above comes from bacterium. Encoded proteins:
- the prmC gene encoding peptide chain release factor N(5)-glutamine methyltransferase, which gives rise to MREVLAAAGSVLAAAGVEDPARDARLLLGAVTGRDPWLLGVGSDRLPTAAQAREFARLVSARAARCPLAYLLGEWGFHEIVLKVDGRALVPRPETELLVEEGLNAGGDRAFTALDVGCGGGAVALALAAASSGRVFASDLDPGAVALARQNAGLLGLEDRVEIRCGDLFAPWTEYAGHGFDLVLSNPPYVADDEWGQLAPEIREYEPALALRGGGDGLAVIRRLAAGVCGYLAPGGCCLIEIGSGQGPAAADLFRSLPEMAEVSVVPDLAGRDRVVRARRRG
- the murA gene encoding UDP-N-acetylglucosamine 1-carboxyvinyltransferase yields the protein MLERIEVVGGRTLRGEVGAGGAKNAVLPIMAAALLAPGRSVIENVPRLRDVEAMLGILRGLGVEGGFVGDGVLELDASRIGSHVAPYDQVRKMRASILVLGALLGRLGRARVSLPGGCVIGPRPVDLHIRGLAALGARIGVDRGYIEASGPLPGGEVLLEGRHGSSVGATLNLMLAAVRSRGETVISNAAMEPEVSDTAGFLSAMGAVISGAGTPEIRIQGVDGLVPAHYRVIPDRIEAGTYLVAGALAGGEVTVRDARAEQLRSLLEVLEKMGVSWETLPDGIRVTRASGLKPVDVVTHPFPGFPTDMQAQIMVLLALAEGTATVTETVFPERFMHVPELNRMGAAVTVEGPTAVVRGVERLSGAPVMASDLRASAALVLAALAARGETVIRRVYHLDRGYADMVGKLRSLGAEISRRPD
- the prfA gene encoding peptide chain release factor 1; the protein is MTPLDASRARAEEGGDFLAAAERRLREARERLEEVRKLLSDPAVVRNQNSCRDLGRELSRLEKLLEAEREHAKARRDLADSRAILEEGADDPEFLEMVSAEIPRLEAAAASWGAEFEELLLPADEQAERDIIVEIRAGTGGEEAALFAADLYRMYARYAERKGLCHRALDTHPAAGGGVKEVVFQITGPRAFGVFRYESGVHRVQRVPETESQGRIHTSAATVAVLPEAEEVEVRIDPADIRVDVYRSSGPGGQSVNTTDSAVRITHVPTGIVVSCQDEKSQHKNKASALKVLRARLYEKMRAEREAEQAAARKEQIKTGDRSEKIRTYNYPQNRVTDHRINFSTYRLEEVLDGDLDELVERSAAADRLRRLTGPASGRP